In a genomic window of Octadecabacter temperatus:
- a CDS encoding acetyl-CoA carboxylase biotin carboxylase subunit, producing MFKKILIANRGEIACRVIKTARKMGIKTVAVYSDADRNALHVSMADEAYHIGPPPANQSYIVIDKIMEAIKATGAEAVHPGYGFLSENAKFAEALSAAGVAFIGPPVGAIEKMGDKITSKKIAQNAEVSTVPGHMGLIEDAEEAVKISQQIGYPVMIKASAGGGGKGMRIAWDDEGAREGFQSSKNEAANSFGDDRIFIEKFVTQPRHIEIQVLCDTHGNGIYLGERECSIQRRQQKVIEEAPSPFLDEATRKAMGEQSVALAKAVDYASAGTVEFIVDGDRNFYFLEMNTRLQVEHPVTELITGVDLVEQMIRVAYGEKLKIAQKDVTLTGWAMESRLYAEDPYRGFLPSIGRLTAYRPPAEVAAGPLVANDKWQGDAPTGKHAVRNDTGVYDGGEISMYYDPMIAKLCTWAPSRAEAIEEMRVALDSFEVEGIGHNIPFLSAVYDHEKFTSGNMTTAFIEEEFPEGFDGVELPDATLDRIAAATVAMYRVCEIRRTQISGRMGNHERKVGEDWVVTIPGRSLEAHVDADKQGATVTINGTAMRVESDWTPGQPLAKLMVDGEPLVLKIGHISAGFRVRYRGADLPVRVRTPRQAELATLMPEKLPPDTSKLLLCPMPGLIVKIDVEVGDEVQDGQVLCTVEAMKMENNLRAEKRSIVTKINALAGDNLAVDDVIMEFE from the coding sequence ATGTTCAAAAAAATCCTGATCGCCAACCGTGGTGAGATCGCTTGCCGCGTCATTAAGACGGCCCGTAAGATGGGCATCAAGACGGTTGCAGTCTATTCAGACGCCGACCGCAACGCGCTGCACGTGTCTATGGCGGATGAGGCCTACCACATTGGGCCGCCCCCAGCGAACCAGTCCTACATCGTGATCGACAAGATCATGGAGGCCATCAAAGCAACAGGCGCTGAGGCTGTGCATCCGGGTTACGGGTTCTTGTCTGAGAACGCTAAATTCGCCGAAGCCTTGTCCGCTGCAGGCGTCGCGTTCATCGGGCCACCAGTTGGTGCGATCGAGAAGATGGGCGACAAGATTACGTCTAAAAAGATCGCTCAAAATGCAGAAGTTTCTACTGTTCCAGGTCACATGGGTCTGATCGAGGACGCTGAGGAAGCCGTTAAGATTTCACAGCAAATCGGTTATCCAGTGATGATCAAAGCTTCCGCTGGTGGTGGTGGTAAGGGCATGCGGATCGCATGGGACGACGAGGGCGCGCGCGAAGGCTTTCAGTCTTCCAAGAACGAAGCGGCCAATTCATTTGGTGATGACCGTATCTTCATCGAAAAGTTCGTCACGCAACCACGCCACATCGAAATTCAAGTGCTTTGCGATACGCACGGCAACGGTATCTATTTGGGCGAGCGTGAATGTTCCATTCAGCGCCGTCAACAAAAGGTTATCGAAGAGGCACCATCGCCCTTCCTTGATGAGGCGACCCGCAAAGCGATGGGTGAGCAGTCCGTTGCGCTTGCCAAGGCCGTGGATTACGCATCTGCGGGTACGGTTGAATTCATCGTTGATGGCGACCGTAACTTCTACTTCCTTGAAATGAATACACGTTTGCAGGTGGAACACCCTGTAACCGAGCTGATCACAGGCGTTGATCTTGTTGAGCAGATGATCCGCGTGGCCTACGGTGAAAAGCTGAAGATCGCACAAAAGGACGTCACGCTGACAGGTTGGGCGATGGAAAGCCGCCTTTATGCAGAAGACCCGTATCGCGGGTTCTTGCCATCCATTGGCCGTTTGACTGCGTATCGTCCGCCAGCTGAAGTTGCGGCTGGACCGTTGGTTGCAAACGACAAGTGGCAGGGCGATGCACCGACCGGCAAACACGCTGTGCGCAATGACACCGGTGTTTATGATGGGGGGGAAATCTCCATGTATTATGACCCGATGATCGCCAAACTGTGTACATGGGCGCCAAGCCGTGCCGAAGCGATTGAGGAAATGCGTGTGGCGCTCGACAGCTTTGAGGTCGAGGGCATTGGCCACAACATCCCGTTCCTAAGCGCGGTTTATGACCATGAGAAATTCACGTCAGGCAACATGACTACAGCCTTCATTGAGGAAGAATTCCCAGAAGGGTTTGATGGAGTTGAACTGCCGGACGCCACCTTGGACCGGATCGCAGCAGCAACTGTCGCAATGTACCGCGTTTGTGAAATCCGCCGTACGCAGATTTCAGGGCGTATGGGCAATCATGAACGCAAAGTGGGCGAAGATTGGGTTGTCACAATTCCCGGGCGTTCGCTGGAGGCACACGTCGATGCTGACAAGCAGGGCGCGACTGTCACAATCAATGGCACAGCGATGCGCGTTGAAAGCGATTGGACGCCTGGGCAGCCGCTCGCGAAGCTTATGGTGGATGGCGAACCGCTAGTCCTAAAGATCGGGCATATCTCGGCAGGGTTTCGTGTGCGCTATCGCGGGGCAGATCTGCCGGTGCGTGTGCGTACGCCGCGTCAGGCTGAACTGGCGACATTGATGCCAGAAAAGCTGCCACCGGATACGTCCAAACTGCTGCTTTGCCCGATGCCGGGATTGATCGTGAAGATCGACGTCGAAGTTGGTGACGAAGTGCAGGACGGGCAAGTGCTTTGTACCGTTGAAGCGATGAAGATGGAGAACAACCTGCGCGCCGAAAAGCGTTCAATCGTGACCAAAATCAACGCGCTAGCGGGTGATAACCTTGCAGTAGACGACGTGATTATGGAGTTCGAATAA
- a CDS encoding DUF6497 family protein codes for MTTFRCNLRKANGLFALAVCALGAPAVLAAEGIVVPSGQPVSFIEFISEEATNTVRFRFLTPEIGKSFQYTDVADDFQVVCDELVMPALVDASIEPAQIVLSMSAVNIPFGEDNPDVLQFFEIFRPENGTCIWEEF; via the coding sequence ATGACAACATTCCGCTGTAATTTGCGCAAAGCGAATGGACTGTTTGCACTGGCCGTATGCGCGCTTGGTGCTCCGGCTGTGCTGGCAGCAGAGGGCATTGTTGTGCCGTCAGGTCAGCCAGTTTCGTTTATCGAGTTCATCTCTGAAGAGGCGACCAACACGGTTCGTTTCCGCTTTCTGACACCTGAGATTGGCAAGTCATTTCAGTATACTGATGTTGCGGACGATTTTCAGGTGGTTTGCGATGAATTGGTTATGCCTGCATTGGTTGATGCCTCAATCGAGCCTGCCCAGATTGTCCTGTCTATGTCGGCTGTGAATATCCCGTTTGGTGAAGACAATCCCGACGTTCTGCAGTTTTTTGAGATTTTTCGCCCTGAAAATGGCACCTGCATCTGGGAGGAATTCTGA